In Paraburkholderia terrae, the DNA window TGCGCGAAAAATTGCCTATCCAGTTGATCGGCGTCGAACCGGGCGTGAAGCCCGCGGCGTTGCAGTCGAAATCGCGCGTGGCGGGCGTGCTGGCGACCCGCGTGACGCTGCGCAGCGCCCGCTTCCAAGGGTTGCTCGAACGCTACGCCAGTGACTGCCGTTTTCTGTGCCAGCCGGGCCACGGCCTCGTGGAGGCGGTCGAGCGCTGTGACATCGGCTCGCCCGAATTGCGCGCGCTGATCGAAAGCTACCTTCAGCCGATGCTCGACGCCGGCGCCGATACGCTGGTGCTCGGCTGCACGCACTACCCGTTTCTCGATGCGGCGATCCGCGATATCGCCGGTGACCGGCTGACGCTGATCGACACGAGCGTCGCGATCGCCCGGCAACTGGAGCGCGTGCTCGACCAGCAAGGGCTGCGTTCGCCTGCGCGCGACGCCGTGCCGCAGCCGCGGTTCTGCTCGACCAGCGACGGCGCGCACCTCAAACAGCTCGCGGCGACGCTGCTCGACATCGATGCGCCCGTCGAGCGCGTGCATATTCCGTCGCGCCGTACGATCACGCCGGATTCGCACGCCGCCTGAGGCTGGCGGACGATGCCGTCCCGCCGACGGTTTCCATGCGTCGCCACCGCATCAAATACGCCGCCGAGCGACGGAAACCCGCCCCCACAACGCCCCACCGCCACTTGAACGATCGCGCGGCGCCGGACGAAACCCTTCTAACAGGCTGGTTTTGTTACAAAATTTTGCCTGGGAGGCTTGCCAAACCGACCAAACAAAATGATAATAATTCGCATTAACGTTAGCTATCGCGAGCTGTCATGATTGTCTGCGTGTGCAAGTCAGTGTCCGACCGGAAAATCCGTGCAACGATCGCCGAAGGCGTCGATTCATTCGACGAGCTTCAGTTCGAGCTAGGCGTCGCCATGTGCTGCGGCAAGTGCGAGGAGTCCGTTCGGGACGTGATGGCGCAAAGCGGCGTCTGCGCGAGCCGCTGTGGCGTCGAGCATCACACACAAACGGCGCCGCTGACGTTCTACGAACGCAAGGCCGCCTGAAGTCCATTCCCGGCCTTTGACGCATTTCAAGAAAGTGCTTCGAAAAGCGTGCCATTATCGGGCGCTGTAATTCATTCGTTTCCGCCGTCAGCAAGCCAGTCCGACACCAGCCAGCGACGCCATTCTTCGAGGAGTTCGAGATGGAATTGCTGATCGGTTTTCTGACCACCGTTTGTATTTCGTTGCTGATATTCCGAACATGACGCTGTTTTGCATGACGTGCTGCATTGCCGGCGCGCCGCCACGCTAACCATGCAGGCCACGCCTTCTCTCCCAACCGGCTTCGCGCCGGACGCTTCCGCCCGCATCAACCCGCGTATCGCCACGGTGACGGGGATCGTCATCGGACTTCACGTCATCGCGCTCGCTATTGCGTTCACGGTGCGTACGGTCACACCGTTGCCGGTCGAAACGCCGCGTACGATCACAGCGGAGCTGCTGCCGCCGCCGGCCCCTGCCGCTGCGCCTGTCGCGATCGAATCGGCCCCGCCGCCGCCGAAGCCCGTGCCCATCCAGAAGGTCAAGCCGAAGGTGCAGCCGCGCCCGACTCCGAAGCCCACGCCGACTCCGATGCCCGTCGCGCAAGCGCCGTCGCAGCACGAAATCAGCGCGCCCGAGCCGGCTCCGCCCGCGCCGCCGGCACCTGCTGCACCCGCGCCGGCCGCTCCCGCGGCGAAAACGGTGATGTCGATCACCGCGCCCAAGGACGCGTCGCATCTGAACTGCAGCATCGTCGAGCCGACTTATCCGGCGATGTCGCGCCGCCGCGGCGAAACGGGCCGCGCGGTCGTGCAGTTCATTCTGTCGGCGTCGGGCCGGATCGAAAACATCGAACTGAAGAAGAGCAGCGGCTCCGATCGCCTGGATCAGGCCGCGCTCGACGCGATTCGCTCCAGCTCGTGCAAACCGTATCTGGTGGACGGCGAGCCGACTCGCGTGCCCGCCGTCCAGCCGTTCGACTTCAGCCTGAACAATTGACCTTGATCAGCTGACCAGAATTTCAAAGAAAAAGGAATTGCCATGCAGAACTACGGTATTGCCCACGTCTGGGCACAAGGGGATTTCGTCACACGCGGCATCGCGGTGGCGTTGCTGATCATGTCGGTGCTGTCGTGGAGCGTGATCGTCGTCAAGAGCTGGAACGTGATGCGCCTGAACCGCCTGACGAAGAACGCCGAAAAGGCATTCTGGCATTCGGACGATTTCGCCGACGGCATGAAGAAGCTCGGCCGCGACACGTCGTCGCCGGCTGAGAACCCGTTCCTCGCGCTCGCGCTGTCGGGCCAGGAAGCCGCTGATCACCATCATCAGACGCAGCCGCATCTGCACGACCGTATGGACGTGTCGGACTGGGTCACGCGCTGCCTGAAAGACACGATGGACGAAAGCGTCGCGCGTATGCAGAGCGGCCTTGCGGTGCTGGCGTCGATCGGCAGCACGGCGCCGTTCGTCGGCCTGTTCGGCACGGTGTGGGGTATTTATCACGCGCTGCTGTCGATCGGCGCAGCGGGTCAATCATCGATCGATCAGGTCGCCGGCCCGGTCGGCGAAGCGCTCATCATGACGGCCTTCGGTCTGTTCGTCGCAATTCCCGCCGTGCTCGGCTACAACGCGCTGACGCGTGCCAACAAGGGCATCGTCAGCAAGCTGAGCCGCTTTGCACACGGCCTCCATGCGTTCTTCGTGACGGGCGCCCGCCTGTCGTCGTCGAAACGCGGGGACGGTCTTCGGCTCGCGACCCGCGCCAACTAAATAGCGAGACATAGCGATGGCAATGAGCCCTTTCGCCGGCGACGATGACGACGGCCTCATGAATGAAATCAACATGACGCCGCTCGTCGACGTCATGCTGGTTCTCCTGATCGTGTTCATGGTGACGATCCCCGTGATCCGCCATGCGGTGAAGATCGATCTGCCGCACGCGAGTAGCCAGAAGGAAGACACGAAACCCGCGCAGGTGACGATTGCGATCGACGCCGACGGCAACCTGATGTGGGACGAACAGAAGATCTCCGACGACATGCTACAGGCGAAGATCGCCGCTGCTGCGCAGCAGGAGCCGCAACCGGAACTGCATCTGAGCGCGGACCGCAAGGTCGCGTATGAAAAAGTCGCGCAGGTGATGTCGGCGGCCCAGGCGGGCGGCCTGACGAAGATCGGTTTCGTCACGGAACCGAAGGCCAAGTAAACGCGCCGCCCTCTTCCGTTCGAACCAAAGCCCTGTTTTTCGAGGGCTAAAAGTAAAAGGCCTTCATCGTCGGATGAAGGCCTTTTTTCATGCGCACTCGGCGCCTTCGGGCGGTGGGATCATTTACCATTGCTTGTGCTTTGGACCTGATCACCACATGCGAAAGCCGTGGTCGACACGGACAACGCTGTCAGCCCTATCAGGCTCGCTATCAAAGCGGCCGTGATTTTTCGCATAGGACACTCCTTAGCGAAGGGATTTCAATATAAGCCCGTGGGCTTTTCCATTCAAGCCCGCGGCCATTGAAAGTATCCATCGCCGGCCGCGCTTGCATGGCGAAAAGGTATTTCACTTCCTGCGTGTGCGTGAAAGTACGCGCCTGGCGGGTCATGCAACAGCCGCTTTCAGCCGCAGATTTTTCGCGTCGCGCTCCGGGCATTCCTGCTGAATATGCTTGCCGACGTCGGGATCGAGCATCTCGACGAGATAGTCGACGAAGGTCCGCACGGCGGGCACCATGCCCTGTCGCGACAGAAAGACGGCGTACAGCTGCGGTGACGGCAGCGTCCATCCCGCCATCACGGGCGACAGGCGGCCACTGCGCAGCGCAGCGCCGTACATCATTTCCGGCAGCGCCGCGATGCCGACGCCCGCGAGCGCCGCTTCCAGGATCATCATCAGGTCGGCGGTGACGAGGCGCGGCTCATGGTCGTGCGCGTGGCGCGTGCCGTCGGGTGCGATCAGGTTGTAGACGTGGCGGCCGTCGCCTGTGGGCGTATCGAGCGTTTCGAAGCGCTTCAGGTCCGCGGGCTCGAGGGGCGGCGCGTTCTGGCTCAGGAGGCTCGGCGCGCCGACCAGCATCTGCTGCGTGCGCCACAACGGCCGCACGACGATATTCGCGTTTTCGGGCGGCTCCGAGCGCACGCGCAGCGCGACGTCGATCGAATCCTCGAACAGATCGACCACGCGATTCGTCACGCGCATCACGACCCGCACTTCCGGAAAACGGTGCATGAACTCCGGCATGATCTGCGACATGATGGTCTGCGAGATCGTCACGGGGACGCTCACGCGCACCGTGCCGCGCGGCGACGAGCGCAACTGCTGCACGACGTTGACGGCCGCCTGCGCCTCGGAGAGCATCGCCTGACAGTGCTGGTAGAACAGTTGCCCTGCTTCCGTCAGCGCGAGCTTGCGCGTCGAGCGCTGCAAGAGACGCACGCCCAGCGACGCCTCCAGCTCCGTCAGCCGGCGCGACAGGCGCGACTTCGAAATGCCGAGCACGCGCTCAGCGGCGGAGAACCCACCGTGCTCGACGACCTGCGAAAAGTACATCAGGTCATTCAGGTTATGCGAATCGATCTTCATGTCATCGTTTCACTAGCAGAACAATCCATTGCGATAGACGGCCTATCACGGCCCAAAACGGTCCATATAATAGCCCTATGTTTCAGAAATAACGCTATTCCCCAATTTTCGAGGTGATTTTGATGAGCGCGACCCGCACGATCGAACGCACGTATCCTTCCGTACGCACGGTTGAAGGCGGCGGTTTCGTCGTCCACCGCCCGTTTCCGACCCGCATGCTGATGGATTTCGACCCGTTTCTGCTGCTCGACGAAATGGGTCCCATCGACTACGCGCCCGGCGAGGCCAAAGGCGCGCCAGATCATCCGCATCGCGGCTTCGAGACGGTCACGTACGTGCTCGAAGGGCAGTTTGGTCACAAGGATTCGGCGGGCCACTCGGGCACGCTGCGCGCGGGCGATGTGCAATGGATGACGGCGGGCGCGGGTGTCGTGCATAGCGAAATGCCCGATCCTTCTTTCATCGCGACAGGCGGCCGCGTGCATGGCCTGCAGCTGTGGGTGAACTTGCCCAAGCGCGACAAGATGATCGCGCCGCGTTATCAGGAAATGCCGTCGGCTGGGATTCCCGTCGCGACGTCCGCCGACGGCAAGGTGCGCGTGAAAGTGATTGCCGGCGAGGCGCTCGGCGTGAAGGCCGCGATCGAAACGCGCACGCCGATCCTCTATCAGCATTTCACGCTGCAGCCTGGCGCGCAGCTGGTGCATCCCGTGCCGCGCGACTATCGCGTGTTCGCTTACGGGCTGTCGGGAAAAGGCCTGTATAGCGACGAGCGGCTCGAAATCGACGCGCAGCAGATGATCGTGTTCGACAACGACGGCGACACCGTGACGATCGCCGCCGGCACTGAACCGCTCGACGTGCTGCTGTTCGGCGGCGTGCCGCTGAACGAGCCTGTCGTCCGTTACGGCCCGTTCGTGATGAATACGGAAGACGAAATCCGTCAGGCTGTCATCGACTATCAGGCCGGCCGCATGGGACAGATCACGCACTAGTCGTCCATACGGCTTTTCGCGGCAGGCACTCAACCGCGAATCGCAGAAAATTCGTTCACAATAGCGGTTCGAGCCGCGCGCCGCGTCATGCGTCGCGCGGCGCTATTGTTCCAATTGAACGTTCCAACTCAACGTCCCGCACAGGAGCGCGCATGGCAGACACGAAGGTCACGGCACACATCGGCTCGACGGATTTCCAGGTGCTGTTCGACGATGGCACACACACATGGCTCGCCGACGAGCCCGAGTCGCTGGGCGGCGGCGATCGTGGCCCGACGCCGAACTCCCTGCTGCTGTCGAGCCTCGGCGCATGCACGTCGATTACGCTGAAGATGTACGCGCAGCGTAAAGGCTGGCCGCTCGAAGAAGTGCGCGTGACACTGTCGATGCAAAAAGAAGGCGACGGCACGGCGATCGACCGCCAGATCGTCCTGACGGGCAATCTGTCGGACGAACAGCAGGAACGACTCCTGCAAATAGCCAATGCATGTCCCGTGCATAAGATCCTGAGCAATCCGATCTCGATCCGCACGGGCCTGGCCGTTGCGTGACATTGCGTGAATATTGAGCTTTAAGAGGAAGCTGTCGTCTTGAACTTCGAACATCTCATTCAGATCAACGATCCGCTCAACCCGCTCGTCGAATCGCTGACGCGCGAACAGCTGTGGGAAGGGCTCGTGCTGCGCGCGGAGCAGCCGCAGCTGTTCGTGATGGGCCTCGACAGCTGCGCGATCCTGTCGCGCACGGAAAGCACCATGGAGCGCGAGCTGCACTACGGTCATGCAACCGTGCGCGATCACGTCACGCTCACGCCGCAAAAAAGCGTGCGCTACGACATCAGCGCGACGGCCGATTACGTCGGCGGCTCGCTGACGATGACCATCGAGCAGCCCGACGAGTTGCAACTCTTCCTGCGCTTCGAGTACAGGACGAGCCTGCCGTCCGCCGACGAAAACGTCGACCCGGACGCGCATCAAACGGAAGAGATCGTGAAATCGGCCTATCGCGAGTCGGACATCGATACAGTCCGCCTGATCCGCCAGTACGTCAGCGCGCGCAATACGCCTGACCAGTTGCACTAAATCCCGCGCGCCGCCAAAGCCTTCAGGCGGCGCAAAATCCCCTCGCCTATCGAAACGTCAAACCGATTAATTTGGAAACCTTGTAAATGGGAATGGTTATCATTTAGAATCAATCTAACGAATCGACGAATACCAACGGCAAGCATGACGAACATGACACGCTCTTCCACGCTTAGCCTGCGCCGCCCCGCGGCAGCGGCACTGACGACCAGTCGTCCCGCCAAATCCGTGACGACGGCGCCTGCGGAACGCCATGCGGCCAACGGCAATGACGCAGCGCCGGCTGCGGCAGAAACATCCGAGCGCGTGCTGCGCAGCGATGCGCTGCTTCAGGGCCGCAGCCATGTGAGCATCATGCACAACGGTGAGACGTATCAGTTGCGCGCAACGCGACTGGGCAAACTGATTCTGACGAAGTAACGAATGCCGCAGTAAAGATTGTTTTAGTACAGGGTATTGTGGGGACCACCTCCCAGAGAGGTGTTGGGCACTAGCCAGCCACGACGGCTTGCACGCGAGATCTAGACCCCTTCGTGCAGACACCAAGCCAGCCGTCGAAGCAAGCCAGGCCGCTTTTTTTGGTTCTCACCGCGACGTGTGCGCTTATGAATCGCGCAACGTTTATGAACGACAGAAGCGAAGCCGTGCAGATGACAACATCTGCACGGCTTTTGTCTTTTGCGGTCCGCGCGGAACCGTCAGTGCAATTCGAGCGTGGCAATGCCCGCGCGTGCAATCGCCGTATCCTGCTCCGATTTCACGCCCGACACGCCGATCGCGCCCACCGTCTCGCCTTCCACGACGATAGGCACGCCGCCTTCCACGAACGCGGCGAGCGGCGCACTCAGAAACGCGATGCGCCCCTGCTTGATGATGTCTTCGTAGACCTTGGTTTCGCGGCGCCCGAGCGCAGCCGTGCGCCCTTTCGCGGTCGCCATGTCGACCGTGCCGGGCGCCGCGCCATCCATTCGGTGGAGGTGAAGGAGATGACCGCCGTCGTCGAGAATCGCGATCGTCACGGTCCAGTGATTCGCCGCCGCATGCGCTTGCGCTGCGGCGGCCATCTTGCTGACGTCTTCGTCGGTCAATACGGGTTTGGTTCTCACAGGCGCCTCGCTCGGGTACGCGGCGCGCCGCCGATCAATGTGCCGGCCAGTACCAGAACATCAGCCACCACGCGCTATCGACGACGGCCAGTGCTGCCATGAACCATACCACCGACAGCGCGCGCTGGAAAACCCGCGCCGTGTAGCGGCGCGTCACGAGCCACGCGAGCCACGCGCTCCACGCATTCGCGATCACGAGAATCGCGATGCGCACGTCCGACGCCCAGTCGAGCGGCACGTGCTCGGCCTTCAGCAGCGACAACGTCGTCGCCGACAGGCCGAGGAACACGCCCGTGCCCGCAATCGGAATCAGCGCTTGCGCAAGATGATGCAGGCGCGTCATGTCGAAGCGTCCCAGCGTGCGCGTCGCGCCCGCCAGCAACGCGAGCAGCACCGTGCCGTAGACCACGCCCGTCGCGAGGATGTAGGCGATGATCATCGTGCCGTCGAGCCACGAGAACACGTCGTTCTGTTCCGGATAATGCGTGAACAGGAACCACGGCGCGTTCGTGTCGAGCGGCCACATGATGTCGTTATCGACGAGCCATGTCGCGAGCGACTGCTTGATGTCGATGAACCACGGCGAGCCCGTCCAGTGAAAGGCGCCGATTGCGATGCCGAGCAGGCCGTAGAGGATCAGCGCGGTGTCCCAGGCGCTCGCCTGCTTGTCGCCGAGGTTCACCACTTCCGTCGACGGCTTGCGCCACGTCAACTTGATCGCGTCACGATGCCCGCTGCAGCGGCCGCACATATGGCAGGCAGAGGCGCCCTCCATCTTGCGCAACGGCACGAGCGGCGCGCAATTGATTGGGATCACGCGGTGACCGTGTTCGCCTTCCTTGTACGACCGGCGCCACGCGTCTTCGTCGACTTTGTAGTGGAACGGCGCGAGGCGCGCCAAAAGCGAAAAAACCCCGTTGACGGGGCACAGGTATTTACACCAGACGCGCTTCTCTCGACCGTATAGCAACCCGATGATCATCGCGGCAAAGGTCGATCCGCCTAACACCAGCAAGACCGCTTTTGGATACTGATAGACGCTGACCATCTGGCCGTAGATCGTCGTCAAACCGAAGGCGACGAAAGGCCAACCGCCCCAGCGCATCCAGCGCGGGATCGCCCAGCCTCGTCCGTATTTGCTCGCGAACTCCGCGAGCGCGCCTTCGGGACACAGCACGCCGCACCAGACGCGTCCGAGCATCACCATCGACAGCAGCACGAACGGCCACCAGATGCCCCAGAAAACGAACTGCGCCGCGAGCGTCAGGTTGTTCCATAGATGCGCGGTGTCGCCCGGCAGTTCGGTGAACGCGGGCACGAGAATCAGGAAAGCGTAGACGGCAACGACGACCCACTGAATACCGCGGATGGCAGCGCCGTGGCGCTGCATCCAGTTGCCGGCTTCTGCAAGCCGGCTGCGGCGATTTGCGACTGCCGTCGTCATGCCGCGCGCCCTGCCGTCTGTTGCGCGGGAACGCGCTTCGAACGGCGGATCAGATACCACACGACGACCCAGTACAGCGCGTACGTGATCAGGTTCATCAACGCGGGATGCGCGCGATAACCCGTCAGCGTCGCGACCAGCGAGCCGAACGTGCTGGAGTCGTCGAGAATCATCGACGTGTTCCATATGCGGTCAGCGATGGTCGGCAGGATTTCCTTGTCGATCAGCTTGTCGACGCCCGTCTGGAACAGACCAGCGCCGAGGAACAGCAGCATGATTTCCGTGACGCGGAAGAACAGCCGCCACGAGAAGATCTTGCCGCCCAGTTGCAGCAGGTAGAACGTGACGAATGCGAGACCGAGGCCCAGCAGCACAGCAAGAATCTGGTCCATGCCGACGTGGCCCGACTGGCCGAAGCCGAGGCCGTACAGAAAGATCACCGTCTCGCTGCCCTCGCGTGCGATCGCCAGCGCCACGAGCACGGCAACGCCCCACCAGTTCGCGCTCTGCGTGCTCTTCTTTAGCGACTGTTCCATGTCGCGTTTGAGCGTGCGCCCGTGCGACTTCATCCAGATCACCATCTGCACGATCAGCACGCAGGCGACCAGCACCATCGCGGTCTGGAAATAATCCTGCGCATCGCCCGACAGCACCTCGGTGAAGCCGACCAGCGCGGCGCCCAGGCCGATCGCGGCCAGAATGCCTGCTGCCACGCCCGCCCACAGATACGGCAGACCGTGACGCGCCTGTTCGTCGCCATTCTTCAGCCACGCGTACAGAATGCCGACGACGAGCAGCGCCTCGACGCTTTCTCGCCAAACGATGAACACTACCTGACCCATCGAAACCTCCAACCACTTCAGTGGACGCCGCGCGTCCGTGTTACGGCTCGTGCTGCCGCGACGTCATTTGGCGACGATCACGCCCTGCGCCTGCTGATGGAAATCATCAAAGAACTTGTAGGTGCCGGGATCGAGCGGAGCGATCACGACCACCGATTCGGCGCCCGGCGCCAGAACCTTTTCCTTGCGCAGTTCGACGCTTTCGAATTCCGCCGCGCCCTTACCCGTGTTCTTCACTTCGATCCGGATGCGCTTGCCCGCAGGCACTTCGATACGCGCCGGCGTCAGCTTGCCGTCCGTCATTTCGAGCTTGAACGTCACGGCTTCCTCGGCGGCGTGCGCCACGCCGAAGAACGATGCCGCCATCGCGAGAACGGCAAGCTTCTGATTGACTCTCATGCACCCTTCCTAAAAATGCGGCGCGCTCTCACGCGCCGCTCATTGCCGCTCGTCGCGGCATCAGGGATCGCGATGCGATCGATACCGATCAGTAACCGCCCTTCTTGCCGATGCCCGCAAACGTGAAGTCGTATTCGAGCGTGAACGGCTTGAACCACGGGCCCACGCCCGTTTCCTTGTCGACGTGACGGCCGAACGCCATGTGGCCTTCCTGCATCGGCGGTTCCACGATCAGCTTCAGGTGATACTTGCCCGGACCAGCGAGCTTGACGTTGTCGCCGTAGTGCGGACCGTCGTCGGCAACCATCGCCATCAGGTCGCCCTTCTGGTCGTAGCTCGAACCCGGCTTCGTCAGTTCGTAGTGAACTTGCAGATAAGGCATCCAGTCGCCTTCTGCGAAGCCAGTCGGATTCTTCTTGACTGCATGGATGTCGGCCTCCAGATGCACGTCGGAATCCGACGCCTTGCGCATCATGCCTTCCGGGTCCATCGTGATCGGTTGCAGATAGACGGCGCCAACTTCCATCCCGCCGCGGATCTGCTGCTTGCCGATCGGATATTCAGCGGCCGACGCCGACATCGCGGCAACGGCAGCGAGGGCAGCTACTCCGCCGCTCAAGATTGACGAAACGCGCATTGAAACTCCTTTGGTTTTTTTAGACTGAAGCAACGAAAAGCCGAACTCGGAAAGGCGCGTTGAAGAGGTCTCGCAAGCGCGTGGTCTTCACGTCTTTCGCGAATTGTCCGATGCGCCAACGCAAGTGCGAAAGCAGTAACGAACGGTAATGCGAACCATTCTCAATACTTGAACCAGTTTATCACTGTTCGGAGGGAGAAACAAATGCGAAAGCGTCGAAAGCCTTGCTGCGACAGGGTCTTACGCGAAGCTTAAGCGCAGTTTTCGTGGTGTTTGCGGCAAGGCGCTCCGATGGCATTGCGGCTGAACAGCGAGTGAGACATGGCGCGACGTGCGCGGCGGCAAAGCGCCGCGCCTCGTAGCCTTTCCGCAACGACGGAAACGTAGACGGAAGCTAGTCCGTGCCCGTCAGATGATCGCCGACATTCGCGCCGAACACCCGCTCGCGCAGCAACGCAAGTTGGTCGCGCATCTGAGCCGCTTTTTCGAATTCGAGATTTTTCGCGTGCTCCATCATCTGCTTCTCAAGCCGCTTGATCTCCTTGGAGATCTGCTTTTCGGACATGTCTTCGAACTTCGCACGAACCTGCTGCTCCTTCAGCTCGGCGCGCGCTTCGTCGACGTTGTAGACGCCGTCGATAATGTCCTTGATCCGCTTCACCACGCCGCGCGGCACGATGCCCCGCTCCGTGTTGAACGCGATCTGCTTCGCGCGCCGCCGCTCGGTTTCGTCGATCGCGCGCTTCATTGAATCCGTAGTCTTGTCCGCGTAGAGAATCGCCTTGCCGTTTACGTTACGCGCGGCCCGGCCGATGGTCTGGATCAGTGAGCGCTCGGCGCGCAGGAAACCTTCCTTATCGGCATCGAGAATCGCGACGAGCGACACTTCGGGAATGTCCAGCCCTTCGCGCAGCAAGTTGATCCCGACCAGCACGTCGAAGGTGCCCAGGCGCAGGTCACGAATGATTTCGACGCGCTCGACAGTGTCGATGTCGCTGTGCAGATAGCGCACCTTCACGCCGTGATCGGCGAGAAACTCCGTCAGTTGCTCGGCCATGCGCTTGGTCAGCACCGTAACGAGCACGCGGTCGCCGGCCTTCACGCGCTCGTTGATCTCGGCCAGCACGTCGTCGACCTGCGTGCGCGCCGGTCGCACCTCGATTTCCGGATCGACGAGGCCTGTTGGGCGCACGACCTGCTCGGCCACCTGCCCCGCCGTCTTCTTCTCGTAGTCGGCGGGCGTCGCCGACACGAACACGACCTGGCGCATCTTGCGCTCGAACTCGTTGAACTTGAGCGGCCGGTTGTCGAGCGCGGACGGCAGCCGGAATCCGTAGTCGACGAGATTTTCCTTGCGCGCGCGGTCGCCGTTGTACATGCCGTTCAACTGGCCGATCAGCACGTGCGATTCGTCGAGGAACATCATCGCGTCGGCGGGCAGATAGTCGACCAGCGTCGGCGGCGGCTCGCCGGGCGCGGCGCCCGAGAAATGCCGCGAGTAGTTCTCGATGCCCTTGCAGAAACCCAGTTCCTGCAACATTTCCAGATCGAAGCGCGTGCGCTGCTCAAGCCGTTGCGCTTCGACGAGCTTGCCATCGCCGTAGAAGAATTCGAGCCGGTCGCGTAGCTCGGACTTGATCGTCTCGACGGCGCGCATGACCGTCTCACGCGGCGTCACATAGTGCGACGACGGATAGACAGTGAAACGCGGAATCTTCTGACGCACGCGGCCCGTGAGCGGATCGAAGAGCTGCAACGTATCGATTTCGTCGTCGAACAACTCGACGCGCACCGCCATTTCCGCATGCTCGGCGGGGAAAATATCGATCGTGTCACCGCGCACGCGGAATGAACCGCGCGCGAAGTCGGCTTCATTGCGGTTGTACTGCATCGCGATCAGACGCGCGATGATGTCGCGCTGCCCCATCTTGTCGCCCGTACGCAGCGTCAGAATCATCTGGTGATATTCCGACGGGTTCCCGATACCGTAGATCGCCGATACGGTTGCGACGATCACGACGTCGCGCCGTTCCATCAGGCTCTTGGTCGCGGACAGACGCATCTGCTCGATGTGCTCGTTGATCGACGAGTCCTTTTCGATGAACAGATCGCGCTGCGGAACGTACGCTTCCGGCTGGTAATAGTCGTAGTACGAGACGAAGTATTCGACGGCGTTGCGCGGAAAAAACTCGCGAAACTCAGAGTACAGCTGCGCGGCGAGCGTCTTGTTCGGCGCGAAGACGATGGCCGGCCGGCCCAGCCGCGCGATCGTGTTCGCCATCGTGTAGGTCTTGCCGGAGCCCGTCACGCCGAGCAGCGTCTGGAACGACAGACCGTCCTCGACGCCTTCGACGAGCGTGTCGATGGCCGTCGGCTGGTCGCCTGCGGGCGGATACGGTTGATAGAGCCGGAACGGGGAGCCCTCGAACGTCACGAATTTGGATTCGTCGAGAGCGTCGTGGACTTCACTCAGATGATGTTCGGACATGGAAGCGGCACCTCGGCCGGGAGCAAACGACTATTCTAGCGTTTTGCGAACAGGCGGGCTGACGCCTCGCCGGACGCCCAGGACGCAGCCGGCGCACGTCCGCTGTTGCGCCCGGATTGATGCGAACGCGGCATGAAAACATCGCCAGATCGCTGTTTTCATTGCAAATTAATCCGCTCGCGGGCCGCGCCGATGTCA includes these proteins:
- the uvrB gene encoding excinuclease ABC subunit UvrB — its product is MSEHHLSEVHDALDESKFVTFEGSPFRLYQPYPPAGDQPTAIDTLVEGVEDGLSFQTLLGVTGSGKTYTMANTIARLGRPAIVFAPNKTLAAQLYSEFREFFPRNAVEYFVSYYDYYQPEAYVPQRDLFIEKDSSINEHIEQMRLSATKSLMERRDVVIVATVSAIYGIGNPSEYHQMILTLRTGDKMGQRDIIARLIAMQYNRNEADFARGSFRVRGDTIDIFPAEHAEMAVRVELFDDEIDTLQLFDPLTGRVRQKIPRFTVYPSSHYVTPRETVMRAVETIKSELRDRLEFFYGDGKLVEAQRLEQRTRFDLEMLQELGFCKGIENYSRHFSGAAPGEPPPTLVDYLPADAMMFLDESHVLIGQLNGMYNGDRARKENLVDYGFRLPSALDNRPLKFNEFERKMRQVVFVSATPADYEKKTAGQVAEQVVRPTGLVDPEIEVRPARTQVDDVLAEINERVKAGDRVLVTVLTKRMAEQLTEFLADHGVKVRYLHSDIDTVERVEIIRDLRLGTFDVLVGINLLREGLDIPEVSLVAILDADKEGFLRAERSLIQTIGRAARNVNGKAILYADKTTDSMKRAIDETERRRAKQIAFNTERGIVPRGVVKRIKDIIDGVYNVDEARAELKEQQVRAKFEDMSEKQISKEIKRLEKQMMEHAKNLEFEKAAQMRDQLALLRERVFGANVGDHLTGTD